One Kitasatospora sp. MAP12-44 DNA segment encodes these proteins:
- a CDS encoding pseudouridine-5'-phosphate glycosidase — MTELVPPPPSSRLLRLSEEVRDALVSRRPVVALESTIIAHGLPRPRNLGVAAELEEIVRAAGAVPATVAVLDGVPHVGLGKAERERVANDPSLRKLGFRDLAPAVATGASGATTVSGTAFLAARAGIRVFATGGLGGVHRDWVTSQDESADLGLLSRTRITVVCAGVKSILDVPATLERLETLGVSTLGFRTADFPGFYLSSSGRPVDWTVQSAGQVAAVMRAQDELGGLDSALIVANPVPQDEQLDPQLHDQVLAEALAAAERAGATGQAATPFLLSYLTEHTAGASLEANLAAVRGNVRLGAEIAAHWAEIAADRAGTQG; from the coding sequence ATGACCGAACTCGTCCCGCCCCCGCCGTCGTCCCGCCTGCTGCGCCTGTCCGAGGAGGTGCGCGACGCCCTGGTGAGCCGCCGACCGGTGGTCGCCCTTGAGTCGACGATCATCGCGCACGGCCTGCCCCGGCCCCGCAACCTGGGTGTGGCGGCGGAGTTGGAGGAGATCGTCCGGGCGGCCGGCGCCGTCCCGGCGACCGTCGCGGTGCTGGACGGCGTCCCGCACGTCGGGCTCGGCAAGGCGGAGCGGGAGCGGGTCGCCAACGACCCCTCGCTGCGCAAGCTGGGCTTCCGTGATCTCGCGCCGGCCGTCGCGACCGGCGCGAGCGGGGCGACGACGGTGTCCGGCACGGCGTTTCTGGCTGCCCGCGCCGGGATCCGGGTCTTCGCCACCGGCGGGCTGGGCGGGGTGCACCGCGACTGGGTGACCAGCCAGGACGAGTCCGCCGACCTCGGCCTGCTCTCCCGCACCCGGATCACGGTGGTGTGCGCGGGGGTGAAGTCGATCCTGGACGTCCCGGCCACGCTGGAGCGCCTGGAGACGCTGGGCGTCAGCACGCTGGGCTTCCGGACCGCCGACTTCCCTGGCTTCTATCTGTCGAGCTCGGGCCGGCCGGTGGACTGGACGGTGCAGAGCGCCGGGCAGGTGGCGGCCGTGATGCGTGCACAGGACGAACTCGGCGGCCTGGACTCGGCGTTGATCGTCGCCAACCCCGTCCCCCAGGACGAGCAGCTCGACCCGCAGCTGCACGACCAGGTGCTCGCCGAGGCGCTCGCGGCCGCCGAGCGCGCGGGCGCCACGGGGCAGGCGGCCACACCGTTCCTGCTCTCCTATCTCACCGAGCACACCGCTGGCGCCTCGCTGGAGGCCAACCTGGCGGCCGTGCGCGGCAATGTGCGACTCGGCGCCGAGATCGCCGCGCACTGGGCCGAGATCGCCGCGGACCGGGCCGGGACGCAGGGGTGA